Proteins found in one Papaver somniferum cultivar HN1 unplaced genomic scaffold, ASM357369v1 unplaced-scaffold_13, whole genome shotgun sequence genomic segment:
- the LOC113332175 gene encoding extensin-2-like, giving the protein MARLSACLVHAFTFFVLINVVLAEYEPYTPNYKETPYKKPVVEVIADINLPKVYPSPPPPAYVAPVVYPSPSPPPPAYVAPVVYPSPSPPPPAYVAPVVYPSPSPPPPAYVAPVVYPSPSPPPPAYDTPVVYPSPSPPPPAYVAPVVYPSLSPPPPAYIAPVVYPSPSPPPPAYVAPKYEAPKYTPNYVAPKYEAPKYTPKYVAPKYEAPKYTPKYVAPKYEAPKYTPKYVAPKYEAPKYTPNYVAHKYEAPKYTPKYVAPKYEAPKYTPKYVAPKYEAPKYTPNYVAPKYEAPKYTPKYVYASPLPPAYVAPKYEAPKYTPKYVYASPPPPTYVTPKYEAPKYTPKSPAYVAPYY; this is encoded by the coding sequence ATGGCGAGGCTCTCAGCTTGTCTGGTTCATGCTTTTACCTTTTTCGTTCTGATCAATGTGGTGCTAGCTGAGTACGAACCATATACACCCAACTACAAAGAAACTCCCTACAAGAAACCAGTTGTGGAGGTTATTGCCGACATAAATCTTCCCAAAGTTTACCCATCACCGCCACCACCTGCTTACGTGGCTCCTGTTGTTtatccatctccatcaccacctccTCCAGCTTACGTCGCTCCCGTAGTTtacccatctccatcaccaccaccaccagcctaCGTCGCACCCGTAGTTTATCcatcgccatcaccaccaccaccagcttacgTCGCTCCCGTAGTGtacccatctccatcaccaccaccaccggctTACGACACTCCCGTAGTGtacccatctccatcaccaccacctccagcTTATGTAGCTCCTGTAGTGTACCCATCACTGTCACCACCACCTCCTGCTTACATTGCTCCTGTTGTTtacccatctccatcaccaccaccaccagcttacgtcgcccccaagtacgaagcaccaaagtacACACCTAATTACGTCgctcccaagtacgaagcaccaaagtacACTCCTAAATACGTCGcacccaagtacgaagcaccaaaatACACTCCTAAATACGTCGCACCCAAATACGAAGCACCAAAGTACACTCCTAAATACGTCgctcccaagtacgaagcaccaaaatACACTCCTAATTATGTCGCGCacaagtacgaagcaccaaaatACACACCTAAATACGTCgctcccaagtacgaagcaccaaagtacACTCCTAAATACGTCgctcccaagtacgaagcaccaaaatACACTCCTAATTACGTCGCTCCCAAATACGAAGCACCAAAGTACACTCCTAAGTATGTCTACGCATCTCCACTACCACCAGCTTACGTCGCCCCtaagtacgaagcaccaaagtacactcctaagtacgtctacgcatctccacc